GCGACCATCCGCGGCGTCCGGGTCACCAGGCCCGACGTCCTGCGCGGCGTCGGCCCCCGCGTCTTCGCGCAGGCGCTCGCCGGGCGGCGGTTCACCGCGGTGGGCCGCCGGGCCAAGCACCTCGTGCTGGTGCTCGACGACGGCCTCCGCGTGGTCATCCAGCCGCGCATGACCGGCTCCCTGGTCGTCGCGCCGGGCACCGCTCCGGCGGACCGCTACGTGGTCATCAGGGTGCAGCTCTCGACCGGACGCGTGCTCGCCTACCGCGACGTGCGGCGGCTCGGGGCCGTGCACCTCCTCACCCCGGCCGAGTGGACGCGCTACACGGCGCGCATCGGCCCCGAGCCCCTGGAGCGCGGCTTCACCGCCGCGCGGCTCGCCTCGCTGCTCGCCACCGGCAGGCTCGCGGTCAAGAAGGCCCTGATGGACCAGCGGCGCCTCGCCGGCGTCGGCAACATCTACGCGAACGAGGCGCTGTGGGGCGCCGGCATCGACCCGTCGCGTGCGGCGAACGCGGTCACCCCCGCGGAGGTGCGGCGGCTCCACGGCCACCTGCTCACGATCCTCCGGCGCTCGATCCGGCGCCGCGGCACCACGGTCCGCGACTACCGCACCGGCACGGGCGAGGCGGGGGCCTACCAGTCGCGCCTGGCCGTGTACGGCCGCGCGGGCCGGCCGTGCCGCCGCTGCGGC
This portion of the Gemmatimonadales bacterium genome encodes:
- the mutM gene encoding bifunctional DNA-formamidopyrimidine glycosylase/DNA-(apurinic or apyrimidinic site) lyase, which encodes MPELPEVETIARDVRPHLVGATIRGVRVTRPDVLRGVGPRVFAQALAGRRFTAVGRRAKHLVLVLDDGLRVVIQPRMTGSLVVAPGTAPADRYVVIRVQLSTGRVLAYRDVRRLGAVHLLTPAEWTRYTARIGPEPLERGFTAARLASLLATGRLAVKKALMDQRRLAGVGNIYANEALWGAGIDPSRAANAVTPAEVRRLHGHLLTILRRSIRRRGTTVRDYRTGTGEAGAYQSRLAVYGRAGRPCRRCGRRIVLTHAVDARATYFCPGCQH